A window from Mycolicibacterium tokaiense encodes these proteins:
- a CDS encoding ABC transporter ATP-binding protein, whose product MSATDLTAHDIATPTSTPASVELRSLTKAYGPAVAVDNLSLQVQPGEFLSLLGPSGCGKTTTLRMIGGFEFPDDGSIQISGRNVENLPPHKRPVNTVFQAYALFPHLKVTDNVAYGLRRSGVAKSEMAGRVRRALDMVRMTAYADRKPAQLSGGQQQRIALARALVNRPAVLLLDEPMSALDRKLREEMQVELKLLQRELGTTFVFVTHDQEEALSMSDRVAVMKDGRIEQIGTASEVYDAPESAFVAGFIGRQNSFSATISSFDSAGVSVTTAGLSLYSSRPVKGETPAAAGAQVTAAIRPESVGVSSAQSSSGSAASDPPVNSVSGTLLGVSELGHSLQLVVHTGGDDQLLARLPRAANPPTELGSPVTCSWSADAVRIFTS is encoded by the coding sequence ATGAGCGCCACCGACCTGACCGCGCACGATATCGCGACACCCACGTCTACTCCCGCATCGGTCGAATTACGTTCATTGACCAAGGCATACGGGCCTGCCGTGGCAGTGGACAACCTGAGCCTGCAGGTGCAACCCGGTGAGTTCTTGAGCCTGCTGGGCCCCAGCGGATGCGGCAAGACCACCACGCTGCGCATGATCGGCGGGTTCGAATTCCCCGACGACGGATCCATCCAGATCTCCGGGCGCAACGTCGAGAATCTCCCCCCGCACAAGCGTCCGGTGAACACCGTTTTCCAGGCCTACGCCCTGTTCCCCCACCTGAAGGTGACCGACAACGTCGCCTACGGTCTACGCAGGTCCGGGGTGGCGAAAAGCGAGATGGCCGGACGCGTGCGCCGCGCTCTGGATATGGTGCGGATGACGGCGTACGCCGACCGCAAACCGGCTCAGCTCTCCGGTGGCCAGCAACAGCGCATCGCCTTGGCGCGGGCACTGGTCAACCGTCCGGCCGTGCTGCTGCTCGACGAACCGATGAGTGCACTCGATCGCAAACTGCGCGAGGAGATGCAGGTCGAGTTGAAGCTGCTGCAGCGCGAACTCGGCACCACCTTTGTCTTCGTCACCCATGATCAGGAAGAGGCCCTGTCGATGAGCGACCGGGTGGCCGTGATGAAGGACGGACGGATCGAACAGATCGGCACAGCCTCGGAGGTATACGACGCACCAGAATCCGCATTCGTCGCGGGTTTCATCGGTCGCCAGAACTCCTTCTCCGCCACGATCTCGTCGTTTGACAGTGCCGGGGTCAGCGTCACGACCGCGGGCCTGTCGCTGTACTCCTCGCGGCCGGTCAAAGGTGAAACGCCGGCAGCCGCCGGCGCCCAGGTGACGGCGGCCATCAGGCCCGAGTCCGTAGGTGTCAGCTCCGCGCAGTCATCGAGTGGCAGCGCCGCGTCGGACCCGCCGGTGAACTCCGTCTCCGGAACCCTGCTGGGGGTCTCCGAGCTGGGCCACAGCCTGCAGCTGGTGGTGCACACCGGCGGCGACGATCAGCTACTGGCCCGCCTGCCCCGGGCCGCCAATCCGCCCACCGAACTCGGATCGCCGGTGACCTGCTCCTGGTCCGCCGACGCCGTCCGGATCTTCACCTCCTGA
- a CDS encoding GGDEF domain-containing protein yields the protein MNYVGQWWRQPDRYKWLSEYLATRRLLVAARTVMTVVSLILAVAVVLIPFSPAGQPGPAQAVVWVIGAGFAGMALLYARRWPTARQSTALSIAGSLGIAVTALTPVDPHTGLLTCWAFVGLAAYVASFHTPKLLTFTVGVSLGTVAACALRTGLAGDAPLAVAVFLLSTGGLLTVAFGGQILVRLVWNDAVSTDPLTGLSNRRGFRRSARTMIAEAARRGSSSFSVVMVDLDGFKSLNDTLGHAVGDEVLVTVAATLREVCGPGVITARVGGEEFVVAQASPPGDMELLARRLCVAIAANRWGVTGSLGVAGITVRDLEADPGTVIERVVASADMAMYEAKRAGGNQIRQATAA from the coding sequence GTGAACTACGTCGGCCAATGGTGGCGGCAGCCGGACCGCTATAAGTGGCTGTCCGAGTATCTGGCGACGCGTCGACTACTCGTCGCCGCACGCACCGTCATGACCGTCGTCAGTCTGATCCTGGCCGTCGCGGTGGTGTTGATCCCGTTCAGTCCCGCCGGCCAGCCCGGACCCGCGCAAGCGGTCGTCTGGGTGATCGGCGCCGGGTTCGCCGGGATGGCCCTCCTGTACGCCCGACGCTGGCCCACCGCACGGCAATCGACGGCTCTGAGCATCGCCGGCAGCCTGGGCATCGCAGTGACCGCCCTGACCCCTGTTGACCCGCACACCGGGCTGTTGACCTGCTGGGCTTTTGTCGGACTCGCCGCCTACGTCGCGTCCTTCCACACTCCCAAGCTGCTCACCTTCACCGTCGGCGTCTCGCTCGGAACCGTCGCCGCGTGTGCCCTGCGCACCGGACTGGCCGGTGACGCACCGCTCGCTGTGGCTGTGTTTCTGCTGTCCACCGGTGGGCTGCTGACGGTGGCTTTCGGTGGGCAGATCCTGGTACGACTGGTGTGGAACGACGCGGTGTCCACCGATCCGCTGACCGGGCTGAGCAACCGTCGGGGATTCCGCCGGTCGGCACGCACCATGATCGCCGAGGCTGCCCGTCGTGGTTCGAGCAGTTTCAGTGTGGTGATGGTCGATCTCGACGGGTTCAAAAGTCTCAACGACACGCTGGGGCACGCCGTCGGCGACGAGGTGCTGGTCACGGTGGCCGCCACGCTGCGGGAGGTCTGCGGCCCCGGGGTGATCACCGCACGCGTCGGCGGCGAGGAATTCGTGGTCGCGCAGGCCTCGCCCCCCGGTGACATGGAGTTGCTCGCACGCCGACTCTGCGTCGCCATCGCCGCCAACCGTTGGGGCGTCACCGGCAGCCTCGGCGTCGCGGGCATCACCGTCCGCGACCTGGAAGCGGATCCGGGGACAGTGATCGAGCGCGTGGTCGCCTCGGCTGACATGGCGATGTACGAAGCGAAGCGCGCCGGCGGCAACCAGATCCGCCAGGCCACCGCCGCCTGA
- the gjpA gene encoding outer membrane porin GjpA codes for MHAAARSSLAAGVALVSAGAIAVSPVHPPVLRGEAVSPSVQLSAAIDPITPWLETFNDAEINFANLAAAWLEAPAPVLQQIIANQIGYLSQLPDFPAIAEQIAQNTVAAIQAPFAEDLSTLDSLHAIIYDLLLNGLPPIIDPVVPANLTPLVEFSTTYLSGVLLGLVGPIINPVLALGGSLQSVVDNLTSSAPDIEAALNTVINTPAAMVDAFLNGGQSIDITPLLNAVGVESPLPGLTFSADLVFGGLLSPGGSIFNALTIDLGDGSGPIGVGPGALGSLIGMAQQIAKALGWDGTGNPLAPPLDTPEPATSEVDAVTATPSKNAALVNVDLPTAAPASGPEIADPAAEAPAADIEGEGDSTPAQPQGSDSGTATDDEAAEDVEADEPVTETEDESTEESAAADEDSSAEDEDSAEGSETEESSPESEPSSESTDSTESNDSSGSDDGGDASSNDSAAE; via the coding sequence ATGCACGCTGCTGCCCGTTCCTCTCTCGCCGCCGGTGTCGCGCTGGTCAGCGCCGGTGCAATTGCGGTCAGCCCGGTACATCCGCCGGTGCTGCGCGGCGAGGCCGTCAGCCCGTCGGTCCAGCTCAGCGCGGCCATCGACCCGATCACCCCGTGGCTGGAAACGTTCAACGACGCCGAGATCAACTTCGCCAACCTGGCCGCCGCCTGGCTGGAGGCACCGGCGCCGGTACTGCAGCAGATCATCGCCAACCAGATCGGCTATCTGAGCCAGCTCCCCGACTTCCCGGCCATTGCCGAGCAGATCGCGCAGAACACCGTTGCAGCCATTCAGGCGCCGTTCGCCGAGGACCTCAGCACGCTGGACTCGCTGCACGCCATCATCTACGACCTGCTGCTCAACGGCTTGCCGCCGATCATCGACCCGGTGGTGCCGGCGAACCTGACCCCGCTGGTGGAGTTCAGCACCACCTACCTCAGCGGTGTCCTGCTCGGTCTGGTGGGCCCGATCATCAACCCCGTGCTGGCGCTCGGCGGCAGCCTGCAGTCGGTGGTCGACAACCTGACCAGCAGCGCCCCCGACATCGAGGCCGCGCTCAACACCGTGATCAACACCCCGGCCGCCATGGTGGACGCGTTTCTCAACGGAGGCCAGTCCATCGACATCACCCCCCTGCTCAACGCTGTCGGCGTCGAGTCTCCCCTTCCCGGCCTGACCTTCTCCGCCGACTTGGTGTTCGGCGGCCTGCTCAGCCCGGGCGGATCGATCTTCAACGCCCTCACCATCGACCTCGGCGACGGCAGCGGCCCCATCGGCGTGGGCCCGGGTGCGCTCGGTTCACTGATCGGCATGGCCCAGCAGATCGCCAAGGCCCTCGGCTGGGATGGAACCGGCAATCCTCTTGCCCCGCCGCTGGATACGCCCGAGCCGGCCACCAGCGAGGTCGACGCCGTGACTGCGACGCCGAGCAAGAACGCGGCGTTGGTGAATGTCGACCTGCCGACGGCGGCGCCGGCGTCGGGCCCAGAGATTGCGGATCCGGCGGCCGAGGCCCCGGCTGCCGACATCGAGGGCGAGGGCGATTCCACACCCGCGCAACCGCAGGGGTCCGACAGTGGCACCGCCACCGACGACGAGGCCGCAGAGGACGTCGAAGCTGACGAGCCCGTGACCGAGACCGAGGACGAGTCGACCGAGGAGAGCGCGGCCGCTGACGAAGACAGCTCGGCGGAGGACGAGGACAGCGCCGAGGGCAGCGAGACCGAGGAGTCGAGTCCGGAGTCGGAGCCGAGCTCTGAATCGACCGACAGCACCGAGTCGAACGACTCCAGCGGGTCCGACGACGGCGGTGACGCCTCCTCCAACGACTCCGCCGCGGAGTAG
- a CDS encoding amidohydrolase, which translates to MATSHRLLITGGHVFTPAGIVEEPVLITDGIITAIGPDALAETGATEIDAAGGLVSPGFQDCHIHPYHAGLDMNACDLTPYSTADGYLTRIAEYAADNPELEWVTGGGWSMDSFPGGLPTAAALDAVVADRPAFFPNRDGHGGWVNTKAMQIAGIDDSTPDPFDGRIERDADGHAIGTLQEGAMGLVAKHIPLPTQDDMDDALRVAQQQLFAWGVTGWQDAIVGATNDTPDPLDSYLRATASGELKAHVVGALWWDRNRGLEQIPELVDKRARALAAGFAATTVKIMQDGVAENFTAGMLEPYLDACGCPGENMGKSFVDPTSLKDISVQLDALGFQLHYHALGDRAVRESLDAIEAARNANGDNDLRHTLAHIQVIHPDDIPRFAELDVVANMQPLWARHEDQMDLLTIPFLGRRRAAWQYPFGSLHRAGAKLASGSDWPVSTANPLEILHTAVNRAPAGATGPSALPFLGEQALSLADALIAHTLGTAYLNHDETRSGSIEIGKTGDIVILDRDIFAAPVAEIGSARVVYTIIGGEVVYHADSALVTA; encoded by the coding sequence ATGGCCACATCCCATCGCCTGCTGATCACCGGCGGCCACGTCTTCACCCCCGCCGGAATCGTCGAGGAGCCCGTGCTCATCACCGACGGCATCATCACCGCGATCGGTCCGGACGCACTGGCCGAGACCGGCGCCACCGAGATCGACGCTGCCGGCGGCCTGGTCTCGCCCGGCTTTCAGGACTGCCACATCCATCCGTACCACGCCGGCCTTGATATGAACGCCTGCGATCTCACTCCCTACTCCACCGCCGACGGCTACCTCACCCGGATCGCGGAGTACGCCGCCGACAATCCCGAGCTCGAATGGGTCACCGGCGGTGGCTGGTCGATGGACTCCTTTCCCGGCGGGCTTCCGACGGCGGCAGCTCTGGACGCGGTGGTCGCCGACCGGCCGGCCTTCTTCCCCAACCGCGACGGCCACGGCGGCTGGGTGAACACCAAGGCCATGCAGATCGCCGGCATCGATGACTCGACACCGGACCCGTTCGACGGCCGGATCGAGCGAGACGCCGACGGACACGCCATCGGGACCTTGCAGGAAGGCGCAATGGGCCTGGTGGCCAAGCACATTCCCCTGCCCACGCAGGACGACATGGACGATGCCCTACGGGTCGCCCAGCAGCAGCTTTTCGCCTGGGGCGTCACCGGTTGGCAGGACGCCATCGTGGGCGCCACCAACGACACCCCGGATCCCCTTGATTCCTATCTGCGGGCGACGGCTTCCGGCGAGCTGAAAGCACACGTCGTCGGCGCCCTCTGGTGGGACCGAAACCGCGGACTCGAGCAGATCCCCGAGCTGGTGGACAAGCGCGCCCGGGCGCTGGCCGCCGGATTTGCCGCCACCACCGTCAAGATCATGCAGGACGGAGTCGCCGAGAACTTCACCGCGGGAATGCTGGAGCCCTATCTGGACGCCTGCGGGTGCCCCGGCGAGAACATGGGTAAGAGCTTCGTCGACCCCACCAGCCTCAAGGACATCTCCGTGCAGCTGGATGCTCTGGGCTTCCAGCTGCACTACCACGCCCTCGGCGACCGGGCGGTCCGCGAGTCACTGGACGCTATCGAGGCGGCCCGAAATGCCAACGGCGACAACGACCTGCGCCACACCTTGGCCCACATCCAGGTGATCCACCCCGACGACATCCCCCGGTTCGCCGAACTCGACGTGGTGGCCAACATGCAGCCGCTGTGGGCGCGCCACGAAGACCAGATGGATCTGCTGACCATCCCGTTTTTGGGTCGGCGCCGGGCCGCCTGGCAGTACCCATTCGGCTCGCTGCACCGCGCCGGTGCGAAGTTGGCATCAGGCAGCGACTGGCCGGTGAGCACCGCCAACCCTCTGGAAATCCTGCACACCGCCGTCAACCGGGCGCCTGCCGGCGCCACCGGGCCGTCGGCGCTGCCCTTCCTGGGTGAGCAGGCCCTGTCACTGGCCGACGCTTTGATCGCGCACACCCTGGGCACGGCGTACCTCAATCACGACGAAACCCGTTCGGGCAGCATCGAGATCGGCAAGACCGGTGACATCGTGATTCTCGATCGAGATATCTTCGCCGCCCCGGTAGCCGAGATCGGTTCCGCCAGAGTGGTTTACACGATCATCGGCGGCGAGGTCGTCTACCATGCGGATTCGGCTCTGGTAACGGCATGA
- a CDS encoding ABC transporter permease yields MTIAGARRRRRFVLGDAALTAWGLLGLAFLFFPIVVIVVFSFNSGRTLQAFEGFSLQPYLDALANPAITNAISVSLVTAAGTAVVSTVLGTLAGIALTRRPGWWAPALLVLLGLVMVTPEIVSAISLLPWFVSLGTDWGVAFFNVGQVRLIVANSLFASAVVTFIVRARMAGMNEALEEAAADLYATPLRRFTDITLPLISPAVISGALLAFTLSLDNTVVSSFVSVAGSTPWPVYIFASLKASLRPEIAAMSTLMLALTLVVLGIVALILRRDPTGDGGGASGLTGAMVGR; encoded by the coding sequence ATGACGATCGCGGGGGCGCGGCGCCGGCGCAGGTTTGTTCTCGGCGACGCCGCCCTGACGGCATGGGGTCTGTTGGGTCTGGCTTTCCTGTTCTTCCCCATCGTGGTCATCGTGGTGTTCTCGTTCAACTCCGGCCGTACGCTGCAGGCGTTCGAGGGCTTCAGCCTCCAGCCCTACCTCGACGCGCTGGCCAATCCCGCCATCACCAACGCCATCTCGGTGTCGTTGGTCACCGCCGCCGGGACAGCAGTGGTGTCCACGGTGCTCGGCACCTTGGCCGGCATCGCACTCACCCGCCGGCCAGGATGGTGGGCGCCCGCTCTGCTCGTCCTGCTGGGTCTGGTGATGGTGACTCCCGAGATCGTCAGCGCCATCTCGCTGCTGCCCTGGTTTGTCAGCCTCGGAACCGACTGGGGTGTCGCATTTTTCAACGTCGGGCAGGTGCGTCTCATCGTGGCCAACTCGCTGTTCGCCAGCGCTGTCGTCACGTTCATCGTGCGTGCGCGCATGGCGGGGATGAACGAGGCTCTCGAGGAAGCGGCTGCCGACCTGTACGCCACGCCACTGCGGCGGTTCACCGACATCACGCTGCCGTTGATCAGTCCCGCCGTCATCTCGGGGGCATTGTTGGCATTCACTCTCAGCCTCGACAACACCGTGGTGTCCTCATTCGTGTCGGTGGCCGGCTCCACGCCGTGGCCGGTGTACATCTTCGCCTCGCTCAAAGCGTCCCTGCGGCCGGAGATTGCCGCGATGTCGACCCTGATGCTCGCACTCACGCTGGTGGTGCTGGGCATCGTGGCGTTGATCCTGCGACGTGACCCGACCGGCGACGGCGGTGGCGCCTCGGGTCTCACCGGAGCGATGGTGGGGCGCTGA
- a CDS encoding ABC transporter permease produces MTVVDAPVTAEAAPRSRPRLPGSLGALPLGAWILFFFILPFGLVVWYSFGYKPGIYSTHANDILSLDRYSEAASPTFLAIFVRTLKIAATGTVLCLLIAFPMAYWMAQKLTSKWRGVVLALVLIPYWTNFLVRTIGWQISLSPTGFVSEILQWAHLTDDQLHVLYTSAAVQLGVVYNYLPLMILPLYVALERLDPQLLEASRDLGGTAWSTFWHVTFPLAVPGVTAGLLLVFVPLMGDYITPTVLGGASGSMVGQMVAAQFQSAQNWALGSAMAVLLMMAIFGTSAVVGGVLKVLGRIMTALTSLSLSTKETS; encoded by the coding sequence GTGACGGTGGTGGACGCCCCGGTGACCGCCGAGGCAGCACCGCGGAGCCGACCACGGCTGCCCGGCAGTCTCGGCGCCCTGCCGCTCGGCGCCTGGATCCTGTTCTTCTTCATCCTGCCGTTCGGCCTGGTCGTCTGGTACAGCTTCGGATACAAGCCGGGCATCTACTCCACCCACGCCAACGACATCCTCTCCCTGGATCGCTACAGCGAGGCCGCGTCGCCGACGTTCCTCGCGATCTTCGTCCGGACATTGAAGATCGCGGCGACCGGAACGGTGCTCTGCCTGCTGATCGCGTTCCCGATGGCGTACTGGATGGCTCAGAAGCTGACGTCGAAATGGCGCGGAGTGGTGTTGGCCCTGGTGCTCATCCCCTACTGGACGAACTTCCTGGTCCGCACCATCGGTTGGCAGATCTCCCTGAGCCCCACCGGTTTCGTCTCCGAGATATTGCAGTGGGCTCACCTCACCGACGACCAGCTGCACGTGCTGTACACCTCGGCGGCGGTACAGCTGGGCGTGGTGTACAACTACCTGCCGCTGATGATCCTGCCGCTGTACGTCGCCCTCGAGCGCCTGGATCCCCAGCTGTTGGAAGCCAGCCGTGATCTGGGTGGAACGGCGTGGAGCACGTTCTGGCACGTCACCTTTCCGCTGGCGGTGCCGGGTGTGACAGCGGGGCTGCTGCTGGTTTTCGTACCCCTGATGGGTGATTACATCACCCCCACCGTGCTCGGCGGCGCCAGCGGCAGCATGGTCGGCCAGATGGTGGCCGCGCAGTTCCAGAGCGCGCAGAACTGGGCCCTCGGGTCGGCGATGGCGGTGTTGCTGATGATGGCCATCTTCGGTACCAGTGCGGTGGTCGGTGGCGTGCTGAAAGTGTTGGGCCGCATCATGACTGCGCTGACATCGCTGTCACTGTCGACGAAGGAGACCTCATGA
- a CDS encoding helix-turn-helix domain-containing protein → MPSESAIAVTDVDVAARTVLGERLRAARERARMSTRDAAARAGVSAGFISQLENGKCGVSVGVLKRLSAAVGVTVAELLADETPSARAVLRAHERPVFSSDGGLKKLLLSRPPIHQLEVYEGTFEVGGSTGPEPYAHDNAHELFYVLTGHIEFSIGPDTLTLGPRDSVEYLSSVPHRAVNVGTVVAQAMWITSHYTPPRDPNPLSGAPAHQMKD, encoded by the coding sequence ATGCCTTCTGAATCCGCCATTGCTGTGACCGACGTGGACGTAGCGGCCCGCACCGTCCTCGGCGAACGGCTGCGGGCTGCCAGGGAACGCGCACGGATGTCCACCCGCGACGCCGCCGCCCGCGCCGGGGTCAGCGCGGGCTTCATCAGCCAGCTGGAGAACGGGAAATGCGGTGTCTCGGTTGGTGTGCTCAAACGGCTCTCCGCAGCAGTCGGGGTAACGGTGGCAGAGCTGCTGGCCGACGAGACACCCTCTGCCAGAGCGGTTCTGCGTGCACACGAACGCCCAGTGTTCTCCAGCGACGGCGGGCTGAAGAAGTTGCTGCTGTCCCGCCCGCCGATTCACCAACTGGAGGTCTACGAGGGCACGTTCGAGGTGGGCGGGTCCACCGGTCCCGAACCCTACGCCCACGACAACGCCCACGAACTGTTCTACGTGCTGACCGGGCACATCGAGTTCTCGATCGGCCCTGACACCCTCACGCTCGGCCCCCGCGACAGCGTGGAATACCTGTCCTCGGTTCCACACCGGGCGGTGAACGTCGGTACCGTTGTCGCCCAAGCCATGTGGATCACGTCCCACTACACGCCACCACGTGACCCGAACCCCCTCTCGGGAGCTCCCGCACACCAGATGAAGGACTGA
- a CDS encoding DUF1348 family protein has translation MTTSTEVKLPVPPFTDESATRKVRLAEDAWNTRDPQVVSMAYSLDSRWRNRSEFVTGRENIVEFLAGKWEREHEYRLIKELWAHSDNRIAVRFAYEYHDGSGAWFRAYGNENWMFNESGLMTHRHASINDVPIQESDRKFFWDRSGPRPADHPSLSGLGL, from the coding sequence ATGACCACGTCGACAGAAGTGAAACTCCCGGTCCCGCCCTTCACTGACGAGTCCGCCACCCGTAAGGTCCGGCTGGCCGAGGATGCGTGGAACACCCGCGATCCCCAGGTCGTGTCCATGGCCTACTCGCTGGACAGCCGCTGGCGAAACCGCTCGGAATTCGTCACCGGCCGGGAGAACATTGTCGAGTTCCTCGCCGGCAAGTGGGAACGTGAGCACGAGTACCGCTTGATCAAGGAACTGTGGGCGCACAGCGACAACCGCATCGCGGTGCGGTTCGCCTACGAGTATCACGACGGCTCCGGCGCATGGTTCCGTGCGTACGGCAACGAGAACTGGATGTTCAACGAGTCCGGTCTGATGACTCACCGGCATGCCAGCATCAATGACGTGCCGATCCAGGAGAGCGACCGGAAATTCTTCTGGGACCGCAGCGGCCCGCGCCCTGCCGACCATCCCAGTCTGTCCGGCCTCGGCCTGTGA
- a CDS encoding ABC transporter substrate-binding protein, with protein MAQQEPVRALVPAALQKSLSRRMFLGGTAALGAGAFLAACSSSSGGGDSASGTLNIYTWGEYDDPDVLKEFTAANGPSITLDSYGSNPEMIAKLSAAKGTSGYDICVPTHSAIQQMVSGDLLAELDHAKLPNMKNLNASVVDTPFDPGNKYSVCKDWGSTGYVYDTTVINRELTSWADFLDAAQKEASGSLSLLEDQGEVAFTYFYANGIDPNTTDPANIEAYRTFIIDKIAPHVQAFESSTNTSISTSARALIHCWNGDARLGLLNNPEPERYKWVWPSEGANLWQDNWAIVKGAPNEEAAYQFINYVLDPAVSLKELTYIGYNTGIDGVEQAATEAGIERPDLVFISDEVMSKLVYSQMTSMDGTIIAIYDELKAAAGQ; from the coding sequence ATGGCACAGCAAGAGCCGGTGCGCGCGCTCGTTCCCGCCGCACTGCAGAAGTCCCTCAGCCGCCGCATGTTCCTGGGCGGCACCGCGGCACTGGGCGCGGGCGCATTCCTGGCCGCCTGCTCGTCGTCCTCCGGGGGAGGTGACTCTGCGTCGGGCACACTGAACATCTACACCTGGGGCGAGTACGACGATCCCGACGTGCTCAAGGAGTTCACCGCGGCCAACGGTCCCTCGATCACGCTGGACTCCTACGGCTCCAATCCGGAGATGATCGCCAAACTCAGTGCCGCCAAGGGCACCTCGGGTTACGACATCTGCGTCCCCACACACTCGGCGATCCAGCAGATGGTCAGCGGTGACCTGCTCGCCGAGCTCGACCACGCCAAGCTGCCCAACATGAAAAACCTCAATGCCAGCGTGGTCGACACCCCCTTCGATCCGGGCAACAAGTACAGCGTGTGCAAAGACTGGGGCTCAACGGGTTACGTGTACGACACCACCGTCATCAACCGCGAGCTGACGTCCTGGGCCGACTTCCTGGACGCCGCGCAGAAGGAAGCTTCCGGCAGTCTGTCGCTGCTGGAGGATCAGGGGGAGGTGGCGTTCACCTACTTCTACGCCAACGGTATCGACCCGAACACCACCGACCCCGCCAACATCGAGGCATACCGGACGTTCATCATCGACAAGATCGCCCCCCACGTCCAGGCTTTCGAGTCCTCGACCAACACGTCGATCTCCACCTCGGCCCGGGCCCTGATCCACTGCTGGAACGGCGACGCCCGGCTGGGCCTTCTCAACAACCCCGAACCCGAGCGCTACAAATGGGTGTGGCCCTCCGAGGGGGCGAACCTCTGGCAGGACAACTGGGCCATCGTCAAGGGTGCGCCCAACGAGGAAGCTGCCTACCAGTTCATCAACTACGTCCTGGACCCTGCGGTGTCCCTGAAGGAACTGACCTACATCGGCTACAACACCGGCATCGACGGGGTGGAGCAGGCGGCGACCGAGGCCGGCATCGAGCGGCCCGATCTGGTGTTCATCAGCGACGAGGTGATGTCGAAGCTCGTCTACAGCCAGATGACGTCGATGGACGGCACCATCATCGCCATCTATGACGAACTCAAGGCAGCGGCGGGCCAGTGA
- a CDS encoding TetR/AcrR family transcriptional regulator produces the protein MSVTDILDPPLDLSSLSARERILSTAYRLFYRDGIRATGIDTVIAEARVTKVTFYRHFPSKDALIIAFLELRHHRWMQWFREALARHAAAGRQRRAPVVAAVEEWLTAESFRGCAFINSVNELGGDLPEVHDIAARHKADMVAAIRDTLPPGPHRARTAQALGVAVDGAVVHAQYTCGAAAAVKALATIADALMASVPE, from the coding sequence GTGAGCGTGACCGACATCCTGGATCCCCCGCTTGACCTGTCGTCCCTGTCTGCGCGTGAGCGCATTCTGAGCACTGCCTATCGGCTGTTCTACCGCGACGGAATCCGCGCGACCGGAATCGACACCGTGATCGCCGAGGCCCGGGTCACCAAGGTGACGTTCTACCGCCACTTCCCCAGTAAGGATGCGCTGATCATCGCCTTCCTCGAACTCCGCCACCACCGCTGGATGCAGTGGTTTCGGGAGGCGCTGGCGCGGCATGCCGCCGCGGGTAGGCAGAGGCGCGCGCCGGTCGTCGCGGCCGTCGAGGAGTGGCTCACGGCGGAGTCGTTCCGCGGATGCGCCTTCATCAACAGTGTCAACGAGCTCGGCGGCGACCTACCCGAGGTGCACGACATCGCGGCGAGGCACAAGGCCGACATGGTTGCCGCGATCAGGGACACCCTGCCGCCGGGACCGCACCGCGCCCGCACGGCCCAGGCTCTGGGCGTAGCTGTGGACGGCGCAGTGGTGCACGCCCAGTACACCTGTGGGGCAGCTGCTGCGGTCAAGGCCTTGGCGACCATCGCCGACGCACTCATGGCGAGTGTGCCCGAGTAG